ATGGACGGCATCGAGCCCACCGTCGGCAACACCTGGCAGGATGTCGGCGTCGCCGAGGCCGAAGCGAGCGGCATGTTCGTACTGCGTCAAGATGTCACCGTGCTCGACGAGCTCGCCGACGCCGGAATCAAGCAGTTCGAGGAGCTCGTCGACATCGGTCTCGTCGACGTCCATCACCTCGACCACGTCGTCTGCCACTACAGCACCAATGCGTTCCGCGATGCGGCGTTCGACGGGCTGCGCCGGCGCATCCCGTCGCTCGACACCGACAAGTGGTACTCGAACCTCGAGACCCGCGGCAACACCGGCTCGGCGAGCATCTTCATCGCGCTCGAAGAGGCCTGGAGCACCGGTCGGTTCAGCCCCGGCGAGACGATCCTGCTGGCGGTGCCCGAGTCGGGCCGGTTCTCGTTCGCGTTCGCCCACCTCACCGTTGTCGCCCCACTCGATCAGCAAGGAGCACCGACATGACGACCGACACGACGACCGACTCCACCGACATGCCGTCCACCGACACCGGCACGCTCTTCGAGCGGCTCGGCGAGGTGTGGGTCGAGCTCGAGGAGCACCTCGCTCGGGTCCCCCTACTCCAGCGGCTCGACGACGGCACGGTGACGATCGACGACTACCGGCGACTGCTCTTCAACCTCCGTCAGCAGGTCGTCGACGGCTCGCCGTGGATCTCCCGTGCCGCATCCAACTTCGACATCGAGCACTTCGAACTGCGAGCTGCCGCGATCCGGCACGCCGAAGAGGAGCACCGCGACTTCCTCATGCTCGAACGCGACTACGTCGCGATCGGCGGCTCACTCGCCGACCTGCGCGGGGGCCGCAAGAACATCGGTTCCGAAGCGCTCTCGGGGTACATGTTCCACTACGCGGACCAGCCGAACCCCGTGGGTCTGCTCGGCGCGATGTTCATCATCGAGGGGCTCGGTGCGAAGCGCGCCGCTGGGTGGGCCGGCAGATTCCAGGAGGTGCTCGGCCTCGCCGGCAGCCAGGTGCATTTCATGCAGTACCACCAGGAGGCCGACAGCGAGCACACCGGCGACCTCGAGGCGATCCTCACCTCCGGCATGATCGATGACGCCGCCGCCGACGAGATCGTGCGCTGTGCGCAGGTGGTCGCCCGCCTGTACGCGCTGCAACTCGAAGAGCTGGATCACTGACATGGCGGAGTTCGTCCGTTCGGACCCGAGCATGTGGGAGGCGGTGTACGCCGATCCATCCGTGCCACTCGACCGCGCGCTCGTGCGACTGATCATCGACGACCAACGACGCCTCTCGCGGCGTTGGCTCTACCCGATCGCACGTATCCTGTCGCGCGTGTTGGTCGCGCTCATCTCGATCGTGAAGCGTGTGCTGCCGTTCCGGTGGATGCCGCTCCACACGATGGACGTGCTGTGCGTCTGGTTCCTTCGACGATTCGTGTCGCCCGACGCCGTCGAGCTGCTCATCCGGCACTTCGTCGTCGAGACGAATCTCGTCAACTTCATCATCCGCAACACCCCGGTCGACATGGAACCGGTCACGTTGCGCCCTGAGGCGCTCTCGGGGCTCGGTGATCAGGCCGTCGTCGAGCACGACGTCAACGTCTACGACGTGCTCATCGCGCTCGACGCGGTACAGCTGACGCGGCCCGAGAGGCTCGACTTCACGCAGCTCGACATCCCGCCGCTCGACGCCGAACGACAGCGCCGTCGGTTCGTCCGCCTCGACATCCAGACCGCTCTGTGCTTCATGAACATCCCGTTCTCGATGGCGCTCACGGTCGAGGAATACCGACGTGCGGTGCACTCCATCCGGTTCGACGACTCGTTCCTCGAGATCCTCGCCCTCGTCACCGACGACGACACGTTCCGCCACTGGAAGCTGGCGGGCATGAGCCTCTGGATGGACTCGAACGTCGACGTGCCACGGATGGTCTATCGTCACGCGCTCGTCTGCGAGTACGCGCACGCGCGCCTCGTGAAGTTGGCCGGGGGAGAGTACCCGCGCCAGACCAGCGTCGAGTTCGACTGACGCGAGCGCGGCACCCGATCACCGAGCAATGGCGGAGGTCTAGGATCTGTCGCGTGTGGGACGCCTATGTGGAATTCGGTGAAGCCGATCGATCCAGCCTTCCGATCGGGCAGCAGCGCCTGTACGCAGTCCTCGATCTGAGGCAGGAAGTGAGTTCGGGTGGATTCGACTCCTACTTCCGGTACTGGGGTGGCGACACGGCTGAGATCGCGCTGGACGCGCTGCCCGGACTGCTCGGTGAAGACTGGGCAGTGCTGTTGCGCGACGCGATGAGCCTGATGGGGGCTCCGTATCCGCGCTCGGCGGACGATCGCGCTGCGATGCTCGACGCCGGAGACTTCGACGACGCTCTCGCTGCACTCGACGACCGGCTGTATCGGCTCGAGGCCGTCGAAGACATCGGCGGGAGACTCACCGCTCACTCGACCTGACGGTCGGCATCGCGGGAGCCTTCCCGAAGGGCAGTCGGGGCCGTATCGTCGAACCAGTGACTGAGGAGGGCATCCGATGCGCAGTGTCACCTATTCGATGAGTGCCTCGCTCGACGGCTACATCGTCGGACCCGACGGCGGGTTCGACTGGAGCGTCCCCGATGAGGAGGTGTTCCAGCTCTCCCTCGACGAGATACAGGGCGTCGGTGTCCACCTGCTGGGACGCAAGCTCTACGAGACGATGCTGTACTGGGAGACCGTCGATCCGGGCGACCTCGACGAGTCGGAGCGCGAGTGGACCGCGCTCTGGAACCCGCTCCCGAAGGTGGTCTTCTCCACCACGCTCTCAGAGGTCCAGGGCAACTCGCGTCTGGCCACCGGCAGTGTGGCGGAGGAGATCGAGCGGCTGCGAGGCGAGCCGGGAGACGGTGAGATCGCGATCGGCGGCGCAACCCTCGCCGCCGAGGTGGCTGCGCTCGACCTGATCGACGAGTACCGGGTCAGGGTGTATCCGGTGCTGGTCGGGGGTGGTATCCCGCTCTTCGCCCAGCAGGAGCGACACGTGGATCTCGAACTCCTCGAGAGCCGGACCTTCGCCTCGGGCGTCGTCTTCCTGCGCCACCGCGTGGTGCGCTAGCCGCACGGTTCGCGCAGTCGATCGAGCCGGTCGCGGTCGCCGGTCAACTCGCCCGGCTCCGCACCGGGTGCTCCAAGTGCACCGTGCGCGGAGAGTCCGACGTCACGCGGCGGCGCGAAGCGCACTGGCGACGCGACGACGGCGGCGGTGAGGAGCAGCGCGAGCACGGTCACGAGCGAGCAGACCCGCGTCATGACCGCAAGCGTCCTGGTGCCGAGCCTGCGGCGCACGACCATGAGCAGGCCGAGCCCCACGAGGCATCCGACGGTGTTGGTGATGACGTCGGTGAGGTCGGAGCTGCCGACGGCCAAGACGTATTGGGCGATCTCGAGGCCGAGGCTCGCGCCGGCGATCGTGACCGCGGTCCTCCACCACGGCCAGGCCGGCGCGAGGAGTCCGAGGTAGAGGCCGAACGGGATGAACAGCACGACGTTCGCGATCACCTCCGACGGCGCGCTGGCGCCGTTGCAGGCGCTGGAGACGAACGGGACGAGCTTGACCTGGCGCAGCTCACCGGCGCCGAGGTAGGGCACCTCGAGCTTCCACAGCACGATCCACGTGAGCAGCACCAGGTACAGCGCGAACAGCACGGAGAGCACGATGGGGGGTGTGCCTGGCGAGGCCTCGCCCTCGGCCTCGCCTTCGCCGATCGGCGTCGACGGCCGCGGCCGCTCCTCGACGCTCATCGTGCCGGGGCCGACGGTTCGGCGGGCAACTGCACCGTCACGCGCATCCCGCCCTCGGGTCGGGCGACGATGGTGAGCGTGCCGTCGTGCGCCTGGGTGATGCTCTTGACGATCGCGAGGCCGAGCCCCACGCCCCCGTGGTCGCCGCGAATGCGTTCGGTGCCCCGCTGGAACGGTTCGGTGAGCGTGGCGATCAGCTGCGGCGGGAGTTCGTCGCCCGTGTTCTCGACCGTGAGGGCGGCGAGCCCGCCCTCGACGGACGTCGTGACCTTCGCGGTGCCGTGCTCGAACAGGTTGTGCACGATGGCGTTGTGCAGCAGGTTGGTGGTCAACTGCAGCAGCAGCGCGCGGGAGCCGAGCGTGAGTGCGATGTCTCCGGATGTCTCGACCATGACGCCGCGCCGCTCCGCGATCGGCAGCAGCGTCTCGACGGCCTCCTCGGCGAGGAGGGAGAGGTCGACGACCGTTCGGGTGAACGACCGCTGATCGGCCCGGCTGAGCAGGAGGAGCGCCTCGGTGAGGTCGATCGCGCGGGAGTTCACCGTGCTGAGACGGTCGATGAGTGCGGGGCTGACGTGATCGGGATCGCTGCGCGCGACCTCGAGCATGGTCTGCGTGATCGCGAGCGGGGTGCGCAGCTCGTGGGAGGCGTTGGCCGCGAATCGCTGCTGTTCGGCGACATGCGCCTCGAGCCGTGCGAGCATCGCGTCGAAGCTGTCGGCGAGTTCGCGGAACTCGTCGTTCCGGCCCTCCAGATCGATGCGGTACGAGAGGGACCCGTCGGCCGCCTTGCGCGTGGCCTCCGTGATGCGATCCAGCGGCACGAGCATGCGGCCCGCGAGGAACCAGCCCCCGACCAGCCCGAGGACCAGCAGGAACAGCAGCACCACGGTCACCACCGGACCGAATGCCCGGATGAGATCGCCCTGGCCGGGCACGAAACCGCCGATCGTCTGGACTGCATGAGTGGGCACGTAGCGCAGGAGGTAGAGCCATACGGCGGCCAACAGCAGCACGCTCGCCACCATCAGGAAGCCCGCATAGCTGAGGGTCAGCTTGAGTCGGACGCTCATTCCCGGAGCCCTACTCATGCCGACCGGCCTCGCCCTGAGCGGCCGGCCCGATGTCGATGCGGTAGCCGACGCCGGGCACCGTGGCGATGATCCAGGGCTCGCCGAGTCGTTTCCGCAACGCCGAGACGGTGATGCGCACGGCGTTCGTGAAGGGGTCGGCGTTCTCGTCCCACGCCCGCTCCAACAGCTCTTCGGCACTGATCACACCGCCCTCCGCGGCGACGAGGACCTCGAGCACGGCGAACTGCTTGCGGGTCAACGCGACGTATCGGCCGTCGCGGTAGACCTCGCGGCGGAACGGGTCCAGACGCAGCCCGGCGATCTCGCGCACCGGCGGGCGATTGTGCGCCCGTCTGCGGTCGAGCGCTCGAAGCCGGAGCACGAGCTCCTGCAGTTCGAACGGCTTGGTGAGGTAGTCGTCGGCACCGATTCCGAATCCGGATGCCTTGTCATCCAGCCGGTCGGCCGCCGTGAGCATCAGGATCGGCATCCCGCTGCCGGAGGCGACGATGCTCGCGGCGATCTCGTCGCCCGACGGCCCGGGGATGTCGCGGTCGAGGACGGCGATATCGTAGGTGTTGATGCTCAACAGCTCGAGCGCCGTGTCCCCGTCGCCGGCGAGATCGGCCGCGATCGCCTCCAGGCGCAACCCATCGCGGATGGCCTCCGCCATGAAGGGTTCGTCTTCAACCACCAACACACGCATGCTGGCAATGCTAGGAGCCACCACGTATCGCGGGCGTATCCGAAACCGGATACGGGCGGGCAACACGGGGCTGCGTTGACTGGCGGCATGAGTCACCATGCAACATCTCGAAGTCGGAATCGCAGGATCCTCTGGGCTGCTGTGGTCCTCATCGCGATCGTCGTCGCGGTCACGATGATGGTCGGATCCCTCGCCCGATCGTTGGCAGCGACATCCGCCGGCCCAGCTGACACGCTGCAGGGTGGCGCGGCGATGGCCGGGGCCGACGGCGTGGTCACCGAGGCCGACGGCGCGATGCCGGATGGCGTGTCCGCCTTCGACGAGCAGCAACCCGGCGTCGTCAACCTCGACCCCGACCTGCTGCACGCCCTGCGTGAAGCGGCGGTGCATGCCCGTGAGGACGGCATCGAGGTCGTCGTCAACAGCGGCTGGCGCTCGCCGGAGTACCAGGACCGGCTCCTCGGCGACGCCGTCGCCGACTACGGGTCCGAAGCGGAGGCCGCACGATGGGTCGCCACCGCGGAGACCTCTGCGCACGTCGCCGGGGAGGCGGTCGACGTCGGGTCGTACGACGCCATCGACTGGCTCTCCGAGTACGGAGCCGGGTACGGCCTGTGCCCGATCTACGACAACGAGCCATGGCACTTCGAACTGCACCCGGAGGCGATCGACCAGGGATGCCCGGCGAAGTACTTCGACCCCACGGAGGATCCGAGGATGCAGCAGTGATCTTCGGTCAGTCCGCCCACACCTCGTCGATCGAGATCTCGCGGCCCAGGATGTTCGACGCCGCCCGGTGCCCGGAGTACATCGCCGCAGGCACCGTCGCCGGGTCATCCGTCCAGGTCGCCTCGCCGGCCAGGTGGAGGACGCCGCCGACGGGCGTCGCGAGGTCGTCGTGGTCGGCCGTCGTGGAGCCGACCGTCATGTAGGCGTACGAACCACGCGCGAACGGGTCATCCTGCCACGCCGTGATGTGCACGGCGCTCGGCTCCTGCACGCGCTCGCCGTAGAGCCTGCGCAACTGTGCGAGCAAGGATTCGACGACTCGCTCCTCGTCCCAGGCTCGAGTCGTTCGAGCGGTGGGTCCCGCCGCGAAGGTCAGCAGCGTGGGCGTGCCGTGCAGGTCGGTGAGGTCGTACCAGGAGTGCCACCAGCGACTCTCGGGCCCCTGCTGACGGATGGCGTAGACCCCGTCGTCCCAGAACTTCGTGGGGAACCGCAGGAAGACCTTCTCGAACGCGTTCATCTCGAGTCGGCCGAGCGCACCCGCCACGGGGTCGGGAAGCGGCGGCTCGACGACGAACTCGGGCGAACGCAGCACGCCGACCGGCACTGTCACCACGGCGTCGCCGGCCGTGAACACGCCCCGGTCGGTCGTGACGACGACCCCGTCTGCCGACCAGCTCACGTGGGACACGACGTGCTCGAATCGGATGTCGAGTCCGGCCGCGAGACGATCGGGCAGCCGGTCGTATCCTTCGGGGAACACGACCTCGACACCGTCGATCGAGTCGTCGTCGAGACCGTGCGCGGCGAGATCCTCGATCCACGCCCCGTACTGCTCCTCCGACCGATGCTCGAGGAACTCGCGCACGCGCTGGGTGCGCTCGGCGTCCCAGTGCTGGGCGGCGACCACCGCGGCGAGCGCCGCCTCGGTCACGTCGCGGTACGAGGCATCCGGGTCGGATGCCGCCACCGCCTCGACGAGCGCAGCATCGACCGTGCGGATGTCGCCCGCGAAACGCTGCGCCGCAGCATCCGCGAGTCGCTCGCCATCGGGGCCGTAGTACGCGATCGGGCGGCTGTCGGGCTGATACCCGCCCACCGTGAACTCGACCATCGGCATGTCGAACGCCGCGGCCGCCGCGGCGACCGGGCTGCCCGTGACGCCGTGGATCCACGAGGCGCCGAGGTCGGTGACGAGCCCGTCCCCGCGCTCGGTCCAGACCCTGCCGCCCACCCGATCGCGTGCCTCGAGCACCACGACCCGGCGCCCGGCTCTCGCCAGCAGTCGAGCGGCGGTCAGGCCCGCCACCCCCGCACCGATCACGACTGTGTCGACCTGGTCTCTCACCGATTCTCCTTCGAGCGGATGCCGCATGCCCTCCGACGCTATCGGTCGACACCGCCGAGCGTGACATCGCCATCGACCTGCAGGCGTCTCCGAGTGAGGATGGAGCATGGACTTCATGGAGATCCGCTTCGACGGCCGGCTCCCGGTCGACCGGGACGACGTCGAGGACGAGCTGAACGAGGCGCTGGAAGGCGTCGGCGAGGTGAGCGGCGCCGGCTCCGGTGCGTTCGGCGCGCACCTCGATGTCGACGTCGATCCCGCGGCTGAGCGCGACGAGGTGGTGAGACGCGTGCTGGGCGTGCTCGTCGGACTCGGGCTGTCCGGGCTGGCACGGATCCGCCCGGGCGACGGCACGGAGTGGATCGACGTCTGATGAGCGACGAGACGAACGTCGCATGGGTCGGAACGGGGGGCGGGCCGTTGATCGCCGTGCCCGAGTCGGTGCTCGAGGCCTGGACCGGGGCGGACGATGAGGACGAGGATCTGGACGACGACGACGACGCCGAAGCGGAGCGCAGCGACTACGGGCGTGCCTGCGCGGTTGCCGGGTACGCGGGGGTGATCGACGTCGGCGGCACGCCCGCCCTCGTCCTCGGCGACGACCCGGCCCCCACGACCTTCGTCTCGGAGCGCTCCCTGTTCCTCCGCAGGCTGGCCGCCGACAGCGAGGAGGCCGCGGCGGGCGCGCTCGGGGGGGCGATGGAGGTTGCCGGGTGGGAGGAGGCGACGCACTGGGACGTGCCCGGGCCCGTCGTGCTCTTCGACGCGGCCTTCTCAGCGGAAGATCTCGGCAGCACGTCGTCGCTGCGCGTCGATCTCACGCCCGGCCGCTACCGGGTCGAGACCGCCTCCGTCGAGCCCGACGACGACACCTGGCTTCTGCTGGTCAGGCTGTCTCCCGCGCCTCCGCTGTGACAGGGTGAGGTGCATGATCATCGACGTTGTTCCCCCCGAAGGCGTGGGGCCGGTCCGAATCGGCATGACCATGGATGAGGCGGAGCGCGCGCTCGCCGAGATCGACGGCCACGATCCGCAGTCGGGGTTGCCTGCGGTCTACGACAGCGGCATGTCGATCGAACTCGAACCCGCCCCCGGCGGAACGGTGGGCGCGATCGAGGTGTCACGCCCCTACGGCCCGGTGCGCGTCGAGTACCGCGGCATCGACCTGCTGGGCACGCCGGCCGCGCGAGTCGTGGAGCAGCTCTCCGAGTTCACGGAGCTCGAAGAGGACGAGGGCGGCCGCAGCTACGTGGCACCGGCGCTCCTGCTGTCGCTGTGGCGCCCGTTCGTCGACGACGAGAACCCCGACGAAGAGCAGGGTCACTACTTCCAGTCGGTGCTCGTCGCGCCGCCGGGCTACTACGACGGACCGAATGGCTGAGTGCCGACGACGCGTGCCGTTCGGTTGACGGCCGCCCGTGCACGGAGCGTCAGTCGACGAGTCGCCGCGCGGCGTCGAGGCTGCCGAGCGCCGCGCCGGCATCGACGCGGGTGAGGGCGAAGGTCGCGACGACGAGGGCCGTGCAGGTCTCGGCGAGACGATCGACCTCGCCGGTGGGGCGATCGGGGTGTCTTGCGGTGACGCCGTTGCGGATTGCCGCGTGCAGTTCGGCGCGATAGGCGGCGACCGACTCGCGGACGGCCGCGTCGTGGGCGATCGGTGCGCCTGCGGCGTTGATGAGCAGGCAGCCGTTCTCGGCGTGGAACGAACCGGCCTGCCCGAGCGCCGCCCGAAGTCCCGTGAGGTACTCGACGATGGCATCGGGGGAGACCGGCTCGGTGATGAGGGGGCGGATCCTCGGGCGGACGACCTCGTCGAGGTAGCTGTTCACGGCGGCATCGAACAGCCCGCGCTTGCTGTCGAACGCGTTGTAGATGCTCGACCGCTTGAGCCCCGTCGCCGCTTCGAGGTCGGGAATCGACGCGTCTTCGTACCCGTGCTGCCAGAAGACGGTACGCGCGGCGCGAACGACCTCGGCGGTGTCGAACGTCTGCTGGCGACCCATGTGCCGG
The sequence above is a segment of the Agromyces hippuratus genome. Coding sequences within it:
- a CDS encoding iron-containing redox enzyme family protein, which gives rise to MTTDTTTDSTDMPSTDTGTLFERLGEVWVELEEHLARVPLLQRLDDGTVTIDDYRRLLFNLRQQVVDGSPWISRAASNFDIEHFELRAAAIRHAEEEHRDFLMLERDYVAIGGSLADLRGGRKNIGSEALSGYMFHYADQPNPVGLLGAMFIIEGLGAKRAAGWAGRFQEVLGLAGSQVHFMQYHQEADSEHTGDLEAILTSGMIDDAAADEIVRCAQVVARLYALQLEELDH
- a CDS encoding DUF6999 family protein; the encoded protein is MAEFVRSDPSMWEAVYADPSVPLDRALVRLIIDDQRRLSRRWLYPIARILSRVLVALISIVKRVLPFRWMPLHTMDVLCVWFLRRFVSPDAVELLIRHFVVETNLVNFIIRNTPVDMEPVTLRPEALSGLGDQAVVEHDVNVYDVLIALDAVQLTRPERLDFTQLDIPPLDAERQRRRFVRLDIQTALCFMNIPFSMALTVEEYRRAVHSIRFDDSFLEILALVTDDDTFRHWKLAGMSLWMDSNVDVPRMVYRHALVCEYAHARLVKLAGGEYPRQTSVEFD
- a CDS encoding DMP19 family protein; the encoded protein is MWDAYVEFGEADRSSLPIGQQRLYAVLDLRQEVSSGGFDSYFRYWGGDTAEIALDALPGLLGEDWAVLLRDAMSLMGAPYPRSADDRAAMLDAGDFDDALAALDDRLYRLEAVEDIGGRLTAHST
- a CDS encoding dihydrofolate reductase family protein; this encodes MRSVTYSMSASLDGYIVGPDGGFDWSVPDEEVFQLSLDEIQGVGVHLLGRKLYETMLYWETVDPGDLDESEREWTALWNPLPKVVFSTTLSEVQGNSRLATGSVAEEIERLRGEPGDGEIAIGGATLAAEVAALDLIDEYRVRVYPVLVGGGIPLFAQQERHVDLELLESRTFASGVVFLRHRVVR
- a CDS encoding VanZ family protein → MSVEERPRPSTPIGEGEAEGEASPGTPPIVLSVLFALYLVLLTWIVLWKLEVPYLGAGELRQVKLVPFVSSACNGASAPSEVIANVVLFIPFGLYLGLLAPAWPWWRTAVTIAGASLGLEIAQYVLAVGSSDLTDVITNTVGCLVGLGLLMVVRRRLGTRTLAVMTRVCSLVTVLALLLTAAVVASPVRFAPPRDVGLSAHGALGAPGAEPGELTGDRDRLDRLREPCG
- a CDS encoding sensor histidine kinase, whose protein sequence is MSVRLKLTLSYAGFLMVASVLLLAAVWLYLLRYVPTHAVQTIGGFVPGQGDLIRAFGPVVTVVLLFLLVLGLVGGWFLAGRMLVPLDRITEATRKAADGSLSYRIDLEGRNDEFRELADSFDAMLARLEAHVAEQQRFAANASHELRTPLAITQTMLEVARSDPDHVSPALIDRLSTVNSRAIDLTEALLLLSRADQRSFTRTVVDLSLLAEEAVETLLPIAERRGVMVETSGDIALTLGSRALLLQLTTNLLHNAIVHNLFEHGTAKVTTSVEGGLAALTVENTGDELPPQLIATLTEPFQRGTERIRGDHGGVGLGLAIVKSITQAHDGTLTIVARPEGGMRVTVQLPAEPSAPAR
- a CDS encoding response regulator transcription factor, coding for MRVLVVEDEPFMAEAIRDGLRLEAIAADLAGDGDTALELLSINTYDIAVLDRDIPGPSGDEIAASIVASGSGMPILMLTAADRLDDKASGFGIGADDYLTKPFELQELVLRLRALDRRRAHNRPPVREIAGLRLDPFRREVYRDGRYVALTRKQFAVLEVLVAAEGGVISAEELLERAWDENADPFTNAVRITVSALRKRLGEPWIIATVPGVGYRIDIGPAAQGEAGRHE
- a CDS encoding M15 family metallopeptidase, with the translated sequence MVLIAIVVAVTMMVGSLARSLAATSAGPADTLQGGAAMAGADGVVTEADGAMPDGVSAFDEQQPGVVNLDPDLLHALREAAVHAREDGIEVVVNSGWRSPEYQDRLLGDAVADYGSEAEAARWVATAETSAHVAGEAVDVGSYDAIDWLSEYGAGYGLCPIYDNEPWHFELHPEAIDQGCPAKYFDPTEDPRMQQ
- a CDS encoding flavin monoamine oxidase family protein, which translates into the protein MRDQVDTVVIGAGVAGLTAARLLARAGRRVVVLEARDRVGGRVWTERGDGLVTDLGASWIHGVTGSPVAAAAAAFDMPMVEFTVGGYQPDSRPIAYYGPDGERLADAAAQRFAGDIRTVDAALVEAVAASDPDASYRDVTEAALAAVVAAQHWDAERTQRVREFLEHRSEEQYGAWIEDLAAHGLDDDSIDGVEVVFPEGYDRLPDRLAAGLDIRFEHVVSHVSWSADGVVVTTDRGVFTAGDAVVTVPVGVLRSPEFVVEPPLPDPVAGALGRLEMNAFEKVFLRFPTKFWDDGVYAIRQQGPESRWWHSWYDLTDLHGTPTLLTFAAGPTARTTRAWDEERVVESLLAQLRRLYGERVQEPSAVHITAWQDDPFARGSYAYMTVGSTTADHDDLATPVGGVLHLAGEATWTDDPATVPAAMYSGHRAASNILGREISIDEVWAD
- a CDS encoding Imm21 family immunity protein, whose translation is MSDETNVAWVGTGGGPLIAVPESVLEAWTGADDEDEDLDDDDDAEAERSDYGRACAVAGYAGVIDVGGTPALVLGDDPAPTTFVSERSLFLRRLAADSEEAAAGALGGAMEVAGWEEATHWDVPGPVVLFDAAFSAEDLGSTSSLRVDLTPGRYRVETASVEPDDDTWLLLVRLSPAPPL
- a CDS encoding TetR/AcrR family transcriptional regulator — encoded protein: MGRQQTFDTAEVVRAARTVFWQHGYEDASIPDLEAATGLKRSSIYNAFDSKRGLFDAAVNSYLDEVVRPRIRPLITEPVSPDAIVEYLTGLRAALGQAGSFHAENGCLLINAAGAPIAHDAAVRESVAAYRAELHAAIRNGVTARHPDRPTGEVDRLAETCTALVVATFALTRVDAGAALGSLDAARRLVD